In Zingiber officinale cultivar Zhangliang chromosome 1A, Zo_v1.1, whole genome shotgun sequence, the DNA window agggacgaaaagccggaacggaaggttgctcgaggagaagaccggaagttgagttcgggtgagtgcTATTTCAGATGGCCGAAattacccaagcgagcagagccggagcggaagacctagaCCGAGACGAGTAGCATCGGAGCAGAGAGGccagaccgaaaaagtcaacattgttaaCTTTAAGGGTTCGGGCACCCAGAATCAGTCTCGATTGATATGTACACTACGATACGCATTTCGTCGTTATTTCATCGCAATATACCTCTAGTGACGAAATATTTTTGTCACTATttggggcattttgtgtgtgtgtgtgtgtttgtttGTTGTACTGCTTGACTCACACCGTCACACGGATGTCAATTGAAGAGAGATTCTAATAGCCTTCAGAGTAGCATTATCGTCAACATCATGGCATCTTGAGATCTAGATGGAATGGAGCCCAACTTGAATGGAAGAACTAAAGTTTATCTAAGGAATGATGGCGCAATGAATTAGTCCAAGAAAACTAGATCTCCCGTTAAGACTTAGAGAAGATCAAATACCCATCCCCGATTCAAAATCCACCATATAATGatgacaaaaggtgaatacgttcgcctCCAGCATGAGACAGTGCCACTACCAACCCGTCCTAGGACCAACACGGTGGAattaaatcacgggcggctactaaccTTTGAAATAGTGACCTTAGCTTTGTCGAGATTTAAACCTTAGACCTCATGATAGCAAcaccttatgtgttagtcactagaCCATCCCGAGAGAACACCCAAAGAGTATATGATGACGTGACTAAACCTCATTGCATTTATTATACCTTCCTAGTTTGCATAATATGTCTTCAACAAATGCAATTGTCTCTATCTGTTAATGTTGGAAAATTTATAATCTAAATTGAGGATCAGTAACGTCAAACATGGAGAGTGGGCATCCGTGAAGAAACAAAAAGCTTTCTCATGGAGCATaattcaactcagaaataaaaggTCCGACTGCATGAAATATATACATCTCTTAAATGGTCtgtcaaattaatatatattttttacaaattattattTCAATTCACAAATGATGTTATTATCTtgagttaaaatttaaaaattaattataataatatatatttttttaattattataaaaaatcaaGTTGTATTCAGGTCACTGCTCTCGGTGCCCAACCTGTATGCTGTCTTTTGCCGCCCATTTGGTACTACTATTTAGAATAGCTGAtccgacaaaaaaaaaaaatatatcaatgaAATATGAAATAACCTAGGTGTCATATTTCTATCTTTCATTCACCCGGGATGATCAATCTAGTCCTATGAAATTTTTCCATCGACCAACCAATAAATCCGGAAAGCATATATGAACCACGGAGAACGGCCAAACATCACGAATGATTCAAGCCCTACATGCATTTATTTGCACTGTGTAATAATCAAATCTTCATTGTTTGGAAAATCAGTCGTCTGCTTACTATCGCACCAAGGAGAGACAAACTAAAAATATCACCATCGAACAATAAAATCTCCGAGTTATTCTACACGACACAATGGAAAACTAGCTTCACAGATAAAGAATCAGGCAAAATTTATAGCAAATGCAGCAAGTAATCAGACAGGAAGAGAGACTGCGAAAGATGGTGTTGAATGGGGGTTTGAACTATCCGTTTAATTTTCCGTATCCCGTGTCAAAGTTTCTCAGCATCACTGTCTAAACCCTGCATAAGTAATAAGAAGGATTTCCAACTTAGCCGCACTTGATGCACGTGCACTAACAATTGGCAAGTTTTTAGTTGGCttggagaaagaaagggaaaaaaaaaataggttGCTTAAATGAGAGCATTAAGTTGAAAACAATGTGTCTCAACCCAAGAAAAAAGAATTAATCCGTAAATTTGTCTGACCTAATTATTGATGtttatgtttaaattaaaaataatttactcgtctatacttataaaaaaattattagtgcAAGATTTTATCTGTGAGAGCAAACTAGGGTATCAATTCATAATCTCCTATGCTTTAAGGTTTTGCACCTCAAACCTAAAATCTAGATCATAATTTAGAATCAATTTTAATCATAGTATGTGAACGTAATGGGCTATACCATCACAATATAGTTTGGAATATCTTACCGAGCATTGGATTAGGTCagttctaataccaattgtaaatATGTGAGAGAGCTAATATATTAACTTGTTGAAAACATTCACTAGCCTTCAATGTCTAATCTTAGCCTTTAATGTCTAAAGTTTAGGTTAATGGTATTTTACTCAATTAAACTTGTAAGTTTGTTCATATGACATGACTTTATATGAGACTAAAGTGAGGTGTCATatgaattatataaataaattcacTCATTACTTCAAGTAGTAAGCTAATGAACTTATGTAATTTCATCAGTATTTAGAACCCATATGTGGCTTAGTTGCATCTGTTAGCAGGAGCATAGCTGCATAGAACTATGTTTCCAAAGCAAAACCCATCATTTGACTCCTATAATGCAGAGTGAGGAAGAACAAAAAAACATTAGTTGAGAAAGATAACAACAAAGTTTAACTATGAACCTCCAAATGAAGCACTAAAAGTTTCATGGGCATTCATTTCAACCGAATGCAACATTAAATGAACAACTTCACTGACTTTAAATGAGATGTTGAATGGGTACCATATGATAAACTATGATCCGTGATCTTGAAAGTTCCTTGCTCAAGCTGCATAAGCATGAGACTGACCACGTAGGACCATATATGGCATATGTAGTCTATATATTCGATTAAAAAATCCTTATTTGGTTCATTTGAACTATTTTAAACTAATCCAAAGTGACTTAAGTCCATGAGATGCCTTGTTTAGTAACTTGCAAGTGCTATAGTAAGTTTTTTTTCAAGTGATTAGATATTAATATTTAATCTCATGTCTGCACATAAGAGGCGTTTGCCTCCAAATATCATTTATGTCTTATGTAGTGGATAGACTGTGTACGACTAGTATATGCTTTTGAAACCTTGCTATGCTCATATCATCACTTTTGGTTGACTATACAAATCAGTACTTTCTCCATAGAACATTGTATTCCAATCACGGATAATAATAATTCTCTAACGAAGTAAACTGGAAGGATTCTGAAATTCTATATGCAATGCCTTACCGAGGTGCTGCCAATCTTACTGAACTCGCCATCCAAATCATCATTGCCATCATCTGTAACAGTGTATAAGTGTGAGCAGAAGTTGTAACCAGCAACTACATAACCTAGAATGACTGAATAATTCTAAAAAAGATCACACtaacaatcaaataaattaattagcaGAGAAGTATCTTAAGCATATCAAGATAAATGCTGGATTGAAAACAACCATAAACAAAAAACTGCATACCGAAACCCTCCTCATCGCTTCCAAGATCACCCAATAGAAACACATCCAAATCCTCGGGCATCTTTGAGGTGGAAGTCTTCTGCAggtttgtttcctttgcttgtgctGTTGTAGATGGGAAGGTGGCAGGATTCTCCTTGACACTCTCTAATTGTTTTTGATCTGCTTTCTTCTTTGACTCCTCCATAAACGTCTTCTCATAGCTGTACACAATTCAGATAGTTTAGAGAGTTTGCTGCCAAGGGAATCACAATAATAAATACTATAGGCCCATCAGGATATCCAAATCAACCAATCCCATTTTCTACCGTCTTTTAATTTTCAGGTGAGGAGCGGGGGATGGGAGGGGTTCAATGATATTTAACTTGGTCAACCACTGCATATATGGCGATATGAGTCTTCTTTGGTCATGTCCATTTGCTCTCATATTATTCATGATTTTCTGAATTATGCAATAATGTATTTACACAAAAATAGTGAATGAAAGGGAATTAGAAACATCACTTTACTAGTGGGTTATTTTCTTTGTTGACAATAACAGACAAATATCTGAGTGAAATAATTTTGAATCCTCAAaacaaattgtttttttttacctTCTTCCTGAAACCCGGTTCAATTAGAAAGCATAGAGGGGCAGATTGATATGTAAGAGATACTTTGTTTTGGTATATTTGAGTTTGTTCAACATTAGTGGAAATAACTAGATGTCATAGTGTGCCGTCACTAGCATTTGGTATATTCTCATGTCTTATGACCATGCACATTCCCAAATTTCAATAGGATCACCAGATTTTTTTCAGAGAAGATACTTACGGAGCTACATGACTGTCTACAAGAGAGAAATAAATGTGCCAGAACTTTCTCTCTTTCATATAGCGCGGACATAGCTCATATCTGAACTTTGATATTTCCTGAAGAATAAAAGTAAATTTTCAATAAactattaagaaaagaaagaatgttTAGATAAAACTAGCTTAGAAAGATAGGTAATTGGTAAATCAAATGTATATTTTATTAAGAAAATATACTTGCATCTTCAAAAGGCAAAACCTAAAGCAAGAATAGCTGCCAAGACAAAAATGTCTAAAATCTGGactataaatattaaaaaattctcATATTGTAGGGCCTGAGAAGAGTAATCAAAGAATGGATTATGTTCTTCCATAAGTAACTAGCAATAACTTTTGACAGTTTACAGCACAAGTCAAGAATTTTATAATTTGTGAAACAGTCTAGCAGTAATGATGAGAAAGGTTCATTAAACCTACAAAAGTTCAAGAAAGCAGCAATAGTAAAGTAGTGCATCCAATAAGAATGAATTGATAAGCATTTTGGAAAAGATACATTAGTAAATAGGTTAGATAAAATAGTTGAAGCTATCAGCAATATCATCTCTTATTCCAGTTCAGTCTTAGTCACTTTCTAGAAACAAGGAAAAGACTATCAAATTCCTTTCTAATGTTGATCCTGTATTTTTTATGGAGACATTTAAAGACAACCAATAGATTATTTAGTTAGAGCAATTGAATCAATCATAGAATTATAGTTGAAGGTGTAAGAAGTGGAGGGAGAGAATGACCACTCATGTTAATAAGGTAAAAGTAATTCAATTGGTTTGAATATTATTAGTGACATTGTCACGTAGAATCCAATAGAGGGAAAATAATATCCATGTGGCCAATCCCAAACAGTTGGGACTTACACAAGTTGATGATGATGAAATTACAGTAGCATCAAGGTCATATTGAGTATATACAACATCCTGTTGTGAGAAGTGTATGTGAATGTCTTGGAAGCACTAGGTGGCATTCAAAGGCAcaacaaaagaaatttaaaagaagaaataagcaATAGTTGTTAGATACCTAATGAGTCAGTTTTTGCTGATAATTTTCTATATATACTGATGACTATCATTCATAACGCCCCAAATGTGTTTGCAAGAAAGTATTGTCATGCATATGAGAAAGACAGAACATCTGTTCAGTTTGGTTCAAAGATGAACAAAGTGATTATGCTAACTTTTGGAATAAGCAGAAATTGATAAAATGTGCAGTAGATGCTTGGACGTACTTGAGAGTATGTCACTGGGGAAGATCAAGTTTCTTAATCCATGGTCAAGGATCGATTAGATGTTCCATATTTAATTGTGTGCCAAGACGGAATCAGAAAAAGGACTTGAAATGATCAACTGAGTTGCAACTGCAACTTCAGATATATTTTCTAGTCAAATTAATCCATCTAATTTGATGCAACATATTATTCacatctttttatttctatgcagCAAGTAATATGAATTTACAAGCAGCAAAACATATGACTAAGGTTCAAAACAATTTCTAATCAATTGCATGCCACTTTGAACTTAAAAGATAATTCTTTTAGTTACACCCAATTTTGCATGTGCCACAAACAATTTAACTAATAGAATTCATTAGCTACATCATGCCTCATAAATAACTCATGAGAGATGCAGTGGTGATTATACTCCACTATAGCAAGGATCTCTTCAAATTTCAAATGCTAATCAGGAAACTATATCACATGCCATCCTGAAAGGTTTACACTGACTGATTGTGAACTTGACAACTAGCACACAATGTCATGGCAAAATTAGCCTCATTGAAAACATACCATTCCTACAATGGCAAATGCAGTGTGTTCGACAGTTGATTTGAGCAACCTATAGTCATGCCTCACCGGTATTTGTCCATCTAAACTTATCCTCCGTTGTGATTCATATATAATAAATTCTACCACTACATGGATTGATTATAGTCAAGATCACAGACAACGAAAAGTCATCCTCTAAAACTAACAATAGAGAAAGAGATGGGGGTCAATATATACCACTGTTGCAAAAAATGAGCAAGTGAAGATATaggttaatttttttcttttaaaaaaataaatattacataTTCAAACACCTTCACTGTCGACAGGACGAGAGTAGCATGTCTTGCTTGCCATTCATTAAGATCTTGCCTTACATTTGATGCTGCGGGGATGGTCGATATGTCTGGTTCTGGTTCATCTACAAAAATAACAAAATGATATAATTAGATATATTCATTAAACTACAAAGACAAACTTTGAAACTAGCAACTGCAATATAAAGCAATTTCGCACGACAACAAAGTTCCTGAAACGCGTCAATGTAATAGCATAAGCGGCATTGCTAACAAACTTACAATAAACGATATTAAAGAATATCATTAAAAGTCAGTACGAAAAATGAAAGAATTCAATGGTTTCCAATACTTTGAAATTTGAAAGCAATGGATAAATTATAAAATCGAGTGACCATAGGATAACAGCGATCTAGCTAGTACCTTGCATGGGAAAATCCCTGAAAGTGCTAATCTGTAGCCCCTGAACGAACTCCTTCAGCTCCTGGGTCACCCCAAATCTGTCGAGATCCGAAGCAGGGTCGGGAGCAACAGCCGCGCTGGATCCCGGCACCAATGCGGATGCAATCGGGATGGGGATGTCGACGGCGATGCTCTTGATTTGGTCAGCGGCTCGGAGGGCCTCGGAACGGATCAGATCGGCCTTCTTGGCGGCCTCTGCAGCCATCTCCTTGGACTTCTTGGCCGTCTCGGAGACGAACTCCTGCGAGAACCTCGCGGCGCCCTGGGTCAGCTCCTGCGAGCGCTTGGCTGCCTCCTTGGAGATCTCCTGCGATCGCTTCGCCGCCTCCTCGGCGAAGACCTTCGCCTTCTGCCATAGATCCATGGCCGATCCCGGCGACCGCTTCCACTTCCAGAGCGCGAGTGAGACAAAAAATTTACTTTTATGATCGAGGAAGAGAGACAGTGTCGGATTCAATACAAAATCACGTTGCGAGATTGACTTTGCAATTCATGCTGACGGTGTCGATTTCATGCGCATAGAAACTCGAACGAACTCTCACATTTTGCCCCTCCTGTTTGCCATTCCACCCTCCAAGTTTTGTAATTTGTTCAAATAACGTACTTACAGTCTTACTTCTAGTACTTATAAAATGTAGGATAAACTTTACCTCTAAGACACTAGATTGAGTATTCATTTTTCAAATAACAAatataaagttaaaaataataacaacaataaataataattaaatttttttctcaGTAAATGAGGTCgactatataaatttttttatacgaTTGACTAtcttctattatatcatcatctatattaaaataaattttaccttATTTTAGTTaactaaatcttttcctcatttgACATACATGTTTAACATAATTTGATGTAAGTCTACATTATAAAAatgatataaatatatatatatatatataaaagatcaactatataataacaattaaataaattatatcacTCATTTTACTAAAATCCTAACATGTATAGATacttttatgattttatttttaagaacgtactccaattaaaaaaaaaaaaaagttgcaaATGTTTCTTCAAAAGAAACCTCTACTTTTTTCATGTTTGGTGAGAAACCCTTTTGAGGTATCATTGCAACCCTCCCGATCGATTTGCTTCTCTTACTTGCAAGGGTTAGACTTTCCATGTAACTTCCAACGCTTCTTAGTTTTAGAGTGAATTTATTGTGTACGTTCATGACGTCCTTCCTAATTTTGGTGCCTTTCTAACTCATTCAATTTAGCTTTCAATTGAATCGTCAAAGGAATTTAGTCTATCTAATGATCATACTCTTATCTCTTATATATGCTATGCAATTCAGGGAGCTTTtgcttttttaaaactattttttatagagattattttaaaattattgagaAGTCAAAGTATACAGTATGAGAAAATAGAAGTCAAAAATTAATATAGGGTCAAGTTTAAATACTTGATAAATAATTGattctaagttaaatttttagttaaataacaacaatatttttaaactatagataaattaatttttttaattatctaaatataattttgatacaccatcaataataatatgtttatataatttattattatattttaaatattataccaaaattaaatttttataacatgtttgaaaaaaatataaaattaataaaaaaatgacaaaatttatataaatacatagaaatatgtataaaaaatctgaaaatacaaattatataaaaatataaaatattatttgaaaaataaattcttaattaaatatgattattattttaagttaaaaatataatgataattatgtaaaatgataaatttattaagaatataaatatcaattttaaattttaaattttaaattataaataaaaaataaaagtatagAAGAAaagaataatattaaatttttatttaagtttttgagTAAAAGCTAGAATTAGTATTTCCATACTGTCTCTAGTCGCTTCTGCATTTCTTCTAATCAATTTATGATCAAGCTCGTCGGATCACCTTCGAGCGCTTGATCAACGGTCGTTATCAAAATGCATGCAGATTATCCTCGGACATATCCGGTAAAAAGCAGAAATGTAGTAGGCTATCCTGTAAaaagtggaaaaaaaaaatcaaacgagAATTCGGGACACCGGAACACGCAGTCTATACGACATCGACGCCCCCCGGGCCAACCGATCAGATCGTCAGAGCAGAGGAGAGAGGAAATTAATAGAAGCGAAGAAGAGATGCTAACCTACTTTCCAGGCCGACAAGATGATGATGCTCGTCTTCACGCGTGGCAGCCTCCCTGTCGCCGGAGCCGGTGGCTATCGACGAGCCATCAGTCCGTACTATGTACCATCGACGACAACTTGCCGGCGTGGCGGTCGCCGgcgctgctgccgtcatcgtGGCAGTGGCCAGGTCTACGGGAGCTCATAGTACAATGGCAGTAGTAGTGCCGGCATGAAAAAGACTACACTCTCCTTCCGTgcctttttttattttataaaagacCTTGTATTTTATGGAATTAAGACAAGAGCTTCCTGATtaatgattaaaaattaaaaattaaaaattaaaaatcttgcCTGTTGTACTTGTCGTTGCGTCTCATTGATGTTGACAGATAACAATAATTAATTTCTCTAAATTATGGGGATTTCGTTAAATATTGAATGGAGGAGTACTTTGTAATTATTTGAATATTATGGACAAGAAGTAAATGTTGTTGCAGATCAGGCGGTCCATATAAACACAACATCAGCTACCTCTCCGCCCACACTAGAGCAACGGCGGCTTCTCTCTCTCGGCGATCGCTTTTGCCGTCTGGTCTTCTTCGTGAAGGCCGAACTCCATCTTTCTCCCTTTCACCAGGAAATTGATGCAGGATTTTCCGCCCTTCCACGGCAGCATCTTCAGCGGCGGAGGGGATGGCGGAGGAGGCGGACTCCTCGGCTACCCGGCGTTGGCTTCCCCGCATAATCAACCGCCGCCTCCTCTGCCGGTGAAGTGTCCTCGATGCGACTCCACCAACACGAAGTTCTGTTACTACAACAACTACAACCTCTCGCAGCCCCGCCACTTCTGCAAAGCCTGCCGCCGCTACTGGACCATGGGCGGCGTCCTCCGCGACGTCCCGGTCGGTGGCGGGTGCCGCAAGTCCAAACGCTCCTCCAAAACTACATCCCCTGCCGCTTCTGCCGACAAGAACGCATGTCGCCGCTGGCATCCCCCTTCCACCGCCAGATCCAGCATCTACGACTCCACCGGCACGGCATCATCCATTGCCGTCGCGTCCACCTCCGCTCCGTTCTCCGATTCTCCCCTTCTCGCCTCCCAGCTCTGCGTCCCCAACCCTACTCTTCGATTGGGGCAACTACCGGACTCGGATCCCCCCATCCCAGAAGCA includes these proteins:
- the LOC122038291 gene encoding uncharacterized protein LOC122038291 isoform X2 — its product is MDLWQKAKVFAEEAAKRSQEISKEAAKRSQELTQGAARFSQEFVSETAKKSKEMAAEAAKKADLIRSEALRAADQIKSIAVDIPIPIASALVPGSSAAVAPDPASDLDRFGVTQELKEFVQGLQISTFRDFPMQDEPEPDISTIPAASNVRQDLNEWQARHATLVLSTVKEISKFRYELCPRYMKERKFWHIYFSLVDSHVAPYEKTFMEESKKKADQKQLESVKENPATFPSTTAQAKETNLQKTSTSKMPEDLDVFLLGDLGSDEEGFDDGNDDLDGEFSKIGSTSGLDSDAEKL
- the LOC122038291 gene encoding uncharacterized protein LOC122038291 isoform X1, coding for MDLWQKAKVFAEEAAKRSQEISKEAAKRSQELTQGAARFSQEFVSETAKKSKEMAAEAAKKADLIRSEALRAADQIKSIAVDIPIPIASALVPGSSAAVAPDPASDLDRFGVTQELKEFVQGLQISTFRDFPMQDEPEPDISTIPAASNVRQDLNEWQARHATLVLSTVKVFEYEISKFRYELCPRYMKERKFWHIYFSLVDSHVAPYEKTFMEESKKKADQKQLESVKENPATFPSTTAQAKETNLQKTSTSKMPEDLDVFLLGDLGSDEEGFDDGNDDLDGEFSKIGSTSGLDSDAEKL
- the LOC122012114 gene encoding dof zinc finger protein 4-like → MQDFPPFHGSIFSGGGDGGGGGLLGYPALASPHNQPPPPLPVKCPRCDSTNTKFCYYNNYNLSQPRHFCKACRRYWTMGGVLRDVPVGGGCRKSKRSSKTTSPAASADKNACRRWHPPSTARSSIYDSTGTASSIAVASTSAPFSDSPLLASQLCVPNPTLRLGQLPDSDPPIPEATIMETPSVDGLATIPSALLGFIFPDTSPAREKAEAEPIGPGFADQTSPVDRRPPGAGGGLLSPNWAGPVEPTLYDLTGIVDPSSYWNQSHWPDSDTPFLPRLGD